Proteins encoded within one genomic window of Cydia pomonella isolate Wapato2018A chromosome 12, ilCydPomo1, whole genome shotgun sequence:
- the LOC133523490 gene encoding probable ATP-dependent RNA helicase DDX20, with amino-acid sequence MVLGHNVYQGQRTQDVKITQDITFETMLLSNTTLEGLKSSGFHKPSPIQLHGIPLGKCGFDLLLEAKSGTGKTVVFTVIALEKININNGLQAVILAPTREIAAQICDVIKQIGGQYTGLTIEVVMGGLPVKEDIMKFKKKVHIVVGSPGRLHHLIRENHIDVSTVRLLVLDEADKLMEKSFRADIEYIFSALPLQKQIIFSSATFPEESKAFINEYVQVSQHVCPDSNSVLLGISQKVTTVKHNINIIKQTQHRFEELLNILSKREFKQCLIFCNYQARVTDVYKMLKKAKWPAEKLYGQQEQLDRLEALKTLQEYKCRILIATDLAARGIDSSHVDLVVNFEMPHDWQTYLHRIGRAGRFGAYGLAVTIISHQEETKFKQLLDSMHFQLDIRNFWNDEEFQYNDDSKTPIGKPLEHTMSLLNIDDDETPNEDSYSEIWNTLVGETICNDNAIETFDMLCSSFMETKYKTETFTALLDSFKNNEDECIEDINEYQCLAQKISIAKYKQHRKQNNCHNYVKTELEFDATSSEEITQDYIEPKFEITKRISNGTNNKNKKFETSQKISHTKNSIHVYSEEIQFESSQSKASPKSDRYVTSRENSQRKSYTNNEQYVSSEESDDNGYNTASYDFKKSQCNSANIENNTQHTRNNKRSYNPRRHNEHLYQLNEEYVQWYNALKLRTQQIEMAVYLHEMSQL; translated from the exons ATGGTGCTGGGTCACAATGTATATCAGGGACAGAGAACGCAGGATGTAAAAATAACTCAGGATATAACATTCGAAACAATGCTTTTGAGTAACACTACTTTGGAAGGTTTAAAAAGCTCTGGATTCCATAAGCCTTCTCCTATCCAGTTACATGGCATACCTTTAGGGAAATGTGGATTTG ATTTATTATTAGAAGCTAAATCAGGTACAGGAAAAACTGTTGTATTTACAGTAATAGCtctggaaaaaataaatataaataatggccTGCAAGCAGTAATTCTGGCACCAACCAGAGAAATTGCTGCACAAATTTGTGATGTGATTAAGCAAATCGGAGGACAATACACAG GTCTTACAATTGAAGTTGTTATGGGTGGCCTACCGGTGAAGGAAGACATCATGAAATTCAAAAAGAAAGTGCACATAGTAGTTGGCAGCCCTGGAAGACTGCATCACCTTATCAGAGAGAACCACATTGATGTATCCACAGTAAGACTTTTAGTTTTGGATGAAGCAGATAAACTAATGGAAAAAAGTTTCAGGGCAGACattgaatatatattttctgcTTTACCACTACAGAAGCAAATTATTTTCAGCAGTGCTACATTCCCAGAAGAGTCTAAAGCTTTCATTAATGAATATGTCCAGGTTTCTCAGCATGTTTGCCCAGACAGTAATAGTGTTCTATTGGGAATTTCACAGAAAGTGACCACAGtcaaacataatataaatattattaaacaaacaCAACATAGGTTTGAAGAACTCCTTAACATATTATCAAAGAGAGAGTTCAAACAATGTCTGATCTTCTGCAACTACCAAGCTAGAGTAACAGATGTATACAAAATGTTGAAGAAGGCTAAATGGCCTGCAGAGAAGTTGTATGGCCAACAAGAGCAGTTGGACCGCTTAGAAGCATTAAAAACTTTACAGGAATATAAATGCAGGATACTGATAGCAACAGATCTAGCAGCCAGGGGCATTGACTCTTCTCATGTAGACCTAGTTGTTAACTTTGAGATGCCTCATGATTGGCAGACTTACTTGCACAGGATAGGCAGAGCTGGGAGATTTGGAGCATATGGCCTAGCTGTCACTATTATCAGTCACCAAGAAGAAACAAAATTCAAACAGTTATTAGATTCTATGCATTTCCAATTAGACATAAGGAACTTTTGGAATGATGAAGAATTTCAATATAATGATGATTCTAAGACACCCATAGGCAAACCTTTAGAACACACCATGAGCTTGTTGAATATAGATGATGATGAAACACCCAATGAGGATAGCTATAGTGAAATATGGAATACATTAGTAGGTGAAACAATATGTAATGATAATGCCATAGAAACTTTTGATATGTTATGCTCATCATTTAtggaaacaaaatataaaactgaAACATTTACAGCCCTGTTagattcatttaaaaataatgaagatgAATGCATTGAAGATATTAATGAATACCAATGTCTTGCTCAGAAAATCTCAATAgcaaaatataaacaacatagaaaacaaaataactgTCACAACTATGTAAAGACAGAATTGGAATTTGATGCAACTTCATCAGAAGAAATAACTCAAGATTATATAGAACCTAAATTTGAAATAACTAAAAGGATATCAAATGGCACAaataataagaacaaaaaatttGAAACCTCACAAAAAATATCACACACCAAAAATTCCATACATGTCTATTCAGAAGAAATACAATTTGAAAGCTCGCAAAGCAAAGCAAGCCCCAAAAGTGATAGATATGTAACTTCAAGAGAGAATTCACAAAGAAAATCTTACACCAATAATGAACAGTATGTTTCATCTGAAGAAAGTGATGACAATGGATATAATACAGCATCATATGATTTTAAAAAGTCTCAATGTAATTCTGCGAATattgaaaacaatacacaacacACTCGAAATAACAAACGTTCATACAACCCAAGAAGACACAATGAACACCTATATCAACTAAATGAAGAGTATGTTCAATGGTACAACGCTTTAAAATTAAGAACACAGCAAATTGAAATGGCTGTATATCTGCATGAAATGTCGCAATTGTAA